The Afipia massiliensis genome has a segment encoding these proteins:
- a CDS encoding FAD-binding oxidoreductase: MNIVQPPPSVLSPELLARFAAIVGAKYAVTDPHEAAPYLTEERGLFQGHSPLVLRPGSTAEVAAICKLATETKTALVPQGGNTGLVGGQTPHNGEVVVSTRRLDKIRAIDTQSNTMTVEAGVILANAQQRATDADRLFPLSLGAEGSCTIGGNLSTNAGGIAALAYGVARDLVLGLEVVLADGRIMHGLSSLKKDNTGYDLRDLFIGAEGTLGFITAATLKMFPKPHSVETAFAGIVSPADALTLLDISRNIAAGSLTSFELIPQIAIDFVVRHGPSIRAPLAGQHPWYVLMEISSPRDDARDTIEAILTRGMEDGIVNDAVIAANLDQRAAFWKLREVISPAQKPEGGSIKHDVSVPVAAVPEFLREADAAVLKLIPGARPFAFGHLGDGNIHYNVSQPIGADTAAYLARWHDMNDAVHAVVAKLGGSISAEHGIGVLKRDELPHVKDPVALDIMRSIKNLLDPHNIMNPGKVL; this comes from the coding sequence ATGAATATCGTGCAGCCACCGCCGTCCGTTCTCTCACCTGAGTTACTGGCCCGCTTCGCGGCGATTGTCGGCGCCAAATACGCGGTGACCGATCCGCACGAAGCTGCACCCTACCTCACCGAGGAGCGCGGTCTGTTTCAGGGCCACTCGCCGCTCGTGCTCCGGCCCGGCTCGACGGCGGAGGTTGCGGCGATCTGCAAGCTCGCGACCGAGACGAAAACCGCTTTGGTGCCACAAGGCGGCAACACCGGGCTGGTCGGCGGGCAAACGCCGCACAACGGCGAAGTCGTGGTCTCGACGCGCCGGCTCGACAAGATTCGCGCGATCGACACGCAGTCCAATACGATGACCGTCGAGGCCGGCGTGATCCTCGCCAACGCGCAGCAGCGTGCAACTGACGCCGACCGGCTGTTCCCGCTGTCGCTGGGCGCGGAAGGCAGTTGCACCATAGGCGGCAATCTCTCCACCAACGCGGGCGGCATCGCCGCGCTGGCTTACGGCGTCGCGCGCGATCTCGTGCTCGGACTTGAAGTCGTGCTCGCCGACGGGCGCATCATGCACGGCCTGTCGAGCCTGAAGAAGGACAACACCGGTTACGATCTGCGCGATCTCTTCATCGGTGCGGAAGGCACGCTCGGCTTCATCACCGCGGCGACGCTGAAGATGTTCCCGAAACCGCATTCGGTCGAAACTGCATTCGCCGGCATCGTCTCCCCCGCCGATGCGCTCACCCTGCTGGACATATCCCGCAACATCGCGGCGGGAAGCCTGACCAGTTTCGAATTGATCCCGCAGATCGCCATCGATTTCGTGGTCAGGCACGGTCCGTCCATTCGCGCGCCATTGGCCGGCCAGCATCCTTGGTATGTGCTGATGGAAATCTCCTCGCCGCGCGACGACGCCCGCGACACCATCGAAGCGATCCTGACCAGAGGCATGGAAGACGGCATCGTCAACGATGCTGTGATTGCCGCCAACCTCGATCAGCGCGCGGCATTCTGGAAGCTGCGCGAAGTGATTTCGCCGGCACAGAAGCCCGAAGGCGGATCGATCAAGCACGACGTGTCCGTGCCGGTCGCCGCTGTTCCCGAGTTTCTGCGCGAGGCCGATGCCGCCGTGCTGAAACTAATCCCCGGCGCGCGTCCGTTCGCGTTCGGCCACCTCGGCGACGGCAACATCCACTACAACGTCAGCCAGCCGATCGGCGCCGACACGGCAGCGTATCTGGCACGGTGGCACGACATGAACGACGCGGTGCACGCCGTCGTCGCAAAGCTCGGCGGATCGATTTCCGCCGAACACGGCATCGGCGTGCTGAAGCGCGATGAGCTTCCGCACGTGAAGGACCCGGTCGCCCTCGACATCATGCGATCGATCAAAAACCTGCTCGATCCGCATAACATTATGAATCCGGGCAAGGTGCTGTGA
- a CDS encoding GNAT family acetyltransferase → MTDSPAPKSNLAVAAAEDADIPSIVALWERCELTRPWNEPRADIARAQQGPSSAVLVGRDGNAIVATVMVGHDGHRGWVYYVAVDPDQHNKGYGRAIMAAAEDWLRERSIEKLQLLVRADNTRVQAFYETLDYDQQERVVFAKWLDGRPMTP, encoded by the coding sequence GTGACCGATTCACCGGCTCCAAAAAGCAATTTGGCGGTCGCAGCGGCGGAGGACGCCGACATTCCTTCCATTGTCGCGTTATGGGAGCGCTGCGAACTGACGCGGCCATGGAACGAACCGCGCGCCGACATTGCCCGCGCGCAGCAAGGGCCGAGTTCAGCCGTGCTGGTGGGCCGTGACGGAAACGCCATCGTCGCAACCGTCATGGTCGGCCACGACGGACACCGTGGCTGGGTCTATTATGTCGCCGTGGATCCCGATCAGCACAATAAGGGATACGGGCGCGCAATCATGGCGGCCGCCGAAGACTGGTTGCGCGAACGCAGCATCGAGAAGCTTCAACTGCTCGTGCGCGCGGACAACACCCGCGTGCAGGCATTTTACGAAACGCTCGATTACGATCAGCAGGAGCGCGTTGTCTTTGCAAAGTGGCTCGATGGCCGCCCGATGACACCGTGA
- a CDS encoding SOS response-associated peptidase — protein MCGRYVIASSPEALRRLFGYSEHPNYPPRYNVAPTQPVPVVMLENGTRHFQLMRWGFLPSWVKDPRTFALVINARAETVLEKPSFRNAIRRRRCLLPADGYYEWQATPARKRPFFIRRRDGEPVAFAGVAETWTGPNGEEVDTVAIVTAASGPEMASLHDRVPVTIDPPDFDRWLDGSMTEAEDAMTMLVAPPRGTFVWHEVSTAVNRVANDSADLILPCSEEDIAIAEAASRKQPRESQRKIKVSAPEDNGQGSLF, from the coding sequence ATGTGCGGGCGATACGTAATTGCATCTAGTCCTGAAGCGCTTCGGCGCCTGTTCGGCTATTCCGAGCATCCCAATTATCCACCGCGGTATAACGTTGCTCCGACCCAGCCGGTGCCGGTGGTCATGCTCGAAAATGGCACGCGTCATTTTCAATTGATGCGCTGGGGTTTCCTGCCGTCGTGGGTGAAAGATCCCCGCACGTTCGCGCTCGTTATCAATGCGCGCGCCGAAACGGTTCTGGAAAAACCCTCGTTCCGCAATGCCATCAGGCGGCGGCGGTGTCTTCTTCCGGCGGATGGATATTACGAGTGGCAGGCGACGCCGGCGCGCAAGCGTCCGTTTTTCATTCGCCGCCGCGACGGCGAGCCGGTCGCCTTTGCCGGCGTTGCCGAAACCTGGACCGGCCCGAACGGTGAGGAAGTCGACACCGTCGCTATCGTCACCGCCGCGTCAGGCCCGGAAATGGCATCGCTGCATGACCGCGTTCCGGTGACGATCGATCCGCCGGACTTCGATCGCTGGCTCGACGGCAGCATGACCGAGGCGGAAGATGCGATGACCATGCTGGTCGCTCCGCCGCGGGGAACATTTGTCTGGCACGAGGTTTCCACGGCGGTCAATCGCGTAGCCAACGACAGTGCGGATCTCATTTTGCCGTGCAGCGAAGAGGACATCGCCATCGCCGAGGCTGCGAGCCGCAAGCAACCCAGGGAGTCGCAAAGAAAGATCAAGGTCTCTGCGCCCGAGGACAACGGGCAGGGCTCTTTGTTTTAG
- a CDS encoding cation:proton antiporter — MHELIRDITFSILFAWVLGLAAHFFRQPLILAYLVGGFIIGPFGMGWVKSEESIRTISELGLIFMLFMIGLEIDLKKIIRAGRVILFAAGGQLIGACVLGLAFFLAIGLSLGGGKFDALYLTVACALSSTVIIVKVLYEKRELDTLPGRITLGVLVIQDIFAILFLAVQPSLGDLQISIVLMSIGRVGLLVATAMILSRFVLPRIFHQIARSPELVMLGALAWCFLIGEIAERLHLSREMGSLVAGVSLSTFPYALDVTAKVTTLRDFFITLFFVALGMTIPIPSSSTIGLALVIAAFTVISRAVTTFLPLYFMKQGLRASLLPALNLSQISEFSLVVIQTGILAGHITQETSNAASFAFVILAVLSTFVIMRSDPITRWAIGAMKRIGFRDLDQTQAADEDHEGGHGAARRIVILGFFRAASALVSEIERQNKSLLDQISVVDFNPNVFRTLTARGIHVIYGDISNIDTLLHAGVGNAEIIILSVPDSLLKGANNEKLVRHVRSMNPDAKIISTADLLVDVADIYAAGADYVTVTRITDAEELYKVIDAADQGLLQEKRAEMDGLLAERKEVLP, encoded by the coding sequence ATGCACGAACTTATTCGCGATATTACCTTTTCGATCCTGTTTGCCTGGGTGCTTGGCCTAGCCGCGCATTTTTTCCGGCAACCTCTGATCCTCGCCTATCTGGTCGGTGGCTTCATCATCGGCCCGTTCGGCATGGGCTGGGTGAAGTCCGAGGAATCGATCCGCACGATTTCCGAGCTTGGCCTGATCTTCATGCTGTTCATGATCGGGCTGGAAATCGACCTGAAAAAGATCATCCGGGCCGGCCGCGTGATCCTGTTCGCCGCGGGCGGGCAATTGATCGGCGCCTGCGTGCTCGGTCTCGCGTTCTTCCTTGCCATCGGCCTGTCGCTGGGGGGCGGCAAGTTCGATGCGCTGTATCTGACGGTTGCCTGCGCTCTCTCGAGCACGGTCATCATCGTCAAGGTTCTCTACGAAAAGCGTGAGCTCGATACGCTGCCGGGGCGCATCACGCTCGGCGTCCTGGTTATTCAGGACATCTTCGCGATCCTGTTCCTTGCGGTCCAGCCGAGCCTCGGTGACCTCCAGATCAGCATCGTCCTGATGTCGATCGGCCGGGTCGGCCTGCTGGTTGCGACGGCGATGATCCTCAGCCGCTTTGTGCTGCCCAGGATATTTCACCAGATTGCGCGGAGCCCGGAACTCGTCATGCTCGGGGCGCTGGCCTGGTGCTTCCTGATCGGTGAAATCGCGGAGCGACTTCATCTGTCGCGGGAGATGGGGTCGCTCGTGGCGGGCGTGTCGCTCTCGACATTCCCTTACGCGCTCGACGTCACGGCTAAAGTCACCACGCTGCGGGACTTCTTCATTACGCTGTTTTTCGTGGCCCTCGGCATGACGATCCCGATCCCGAGTTCGTCGACGATCGGGTTGGCTCTCGTTATCGCGGCGTTTACGGTGATCAGCCGGGCGGTGACGACGTTCCTGCCGCTCTACTTCATGAAGCAGGGGCTTCGCGCCAGCCTGTTGCCGGCGTTGAACCTCTCGCAGATCAGCGAATTCTCGCTGGTCGTGATTCAGACCGGCATCCTCGCCGGGCACATCACGCAGGAGACATCCAACGCGGCGTCATTCGCGTTCGTGATCCTCGCAGTTCTGTCGACCTTTGTGATCATGCGCAGCGACCCGATTACCCGATGGGCCATCGGAGCGATGAAGCGAATAGGGTTTCGCGATCTCGACCAGACACAAGCTGCCGATGAGGATCACGAGGGAGGCCACGGCGCAGCCAGACGCATCGTCATTCTCGGCTTTTTTCGTGCGGCGAGCGCGCTGGTCAGCGAGATCGAACGGCAGAACAAATCCCTGCTCGATCAGATCAGCGTGGTCGACTTCAATCCGAATGTGTTTCGCACACTGACCGCGCGCGGCATTCACGTTATCTATGGCGATATCAGCAATATCGACACCTTGCTGCATGCCGGTGTCGGCAACGCCGAGATCATCATTCTCAGCGTGCCGGATTCGCTGCTGAAGGGCGCCAACAACGAAAAGCTGGTCCGCCATGTTCGTTCGATGAATCCGGACGCGAAAATCATATCGACGGCGGATTTGTTGGTCGATGTAGCGGATATTTACGCCGCCGGCGCGGATTACGTGACGGTGACCCGCATCACGGACGCGGAGGAACTTTACAAGGTCATCGACGCCGCCGACCAGGGCCTGCTGCAGGAGAAGCGCGCCGAGATGGACGGTCTTTTGGCCGAGCGCAAAGAAGTCTTGCCCTGA
- a CDS encoding DUF2147 domain-containing protein, giving the protein MNSKLNLILALVFLSGLSAANADEGSPLGLWLTEKGDARIQVTQCGRALCGKVAWLREAIDPATGRPQTDDKNPDPALASRPMIGVQLFLSMVPSGPGTWAGHIYNGDDGKVYDSKVLLTGPRTLRIEGCVGAICGGENWTRVGGR; this is encoded by the coding sequence ATGAATTCAAAATTGAATCTCATTTTGGCGCTGGTATTTTTGAGCGGTTTGAGCGCCGCCAATGCCGACGAAGGATCCCCTCTTGGCCTTTGGCTCACGGAGAAGGGCGATGCCCGTATCCAGGTCACCCAGTGCGGGCGCGCGCTCTGTGGCAAGGTCGCGTGGCTGCGCGAGGCGATCGACCCCGCAACCGGCAGGCCGCAGACCGACGACAAGAATCCAGATCCCGCGCTGGCGTCGCGTCCCATGATCGGTGTGCAGCTTTTTCTCAGCATGGTTCCGAGCGGGCCCGGCACATGGGCTGGCCACATCTACAATGGCGATGACGGCAAGGTGTACGACAGCAAGGTTTTGCTGACGGGGCCGAGGACACTCCGCATCGAAGGATGCGTCGGCGCGATTTGCGGCGGTGAAAACTGGACCCGGGTCGGCGGCCGCTGA
- a CDS encoding acyl-CoA dehydrogenase: protein MSARPQTKDKPAKATFQWDDPFLLDDQLTEDERMIRDTARAYAQDKLLPRVTQAYLEEKTDREIFNEMGELGLIGVTLPEEYGCANASYVAYGLVAREIERVDSGYRSMNSVQSSLVMYPIYAYGDESQRKKYLPKLATGEWVGCFGLTEPDAGSDPDGMKTRAEKVADGYRLTGSKMWISNAPIADVFVVWAKSTAHDNKVRGFILEKGMKGLSAPKIGGKLSLRASITGEVVMDGVVVPESALLPNVSGLAGPFGCLNRARYGISWGAMGAAEDCFARARQYTLDRKQFNRPLAATQLVQKKLADMETEIALGLQGSLRLGRLMDDGRMAPEMISIMKRNNCGKALDIARMARDMHGGNGISSEYHVMRHAQNLETVNTYEGTHDVHALILGRAITGIQAFS, encoded by the coding sequence ATGAGTGCCCGTCCGCAGACCAAGGACAAGCCCGCCAAGGCGACATTCCAGTGGGACGATCCGTTCCTGCTCGACGATCAGTTGACCGAGGACGAGCGCATGATCCGCGACACCGCGCGGGCCTACGCTCAGGACAAGCTGCTGCCGCGCGTGACGCAGGCGTATCTTGAAGAGAAGACCGATCGCGAAATCTTCAACGAGATGGGCGAACTCGGCCTGATCGGCGTCACGCTGCCAGAAGAGTACGGCTGCGCCAACGCAAGCTACGTCGCCTATGGCCTGGTCGCGCGCGAGATCGAGCGGGTCGATTCCGGCTATCGCTCGATGAACAGCGTGCAGTCGTCGCTGGTGATGTATCCGATCTATGCCTACGGCGACGAGAGCCAGCGCAAGAAGTATCTGCCCAAGCTCGCCACCGGCGAGTGGGTCGGCTGCTTCGGCCTGACCGAGCCCGATGCCGGTTCGGATCCGGATGGCATGAAGACTCGCGCCGAGAAGGTCGCCGACGGCTATCGTCTGACCGGCTCGAAGATGTGGATTTCCAATGCGCCGATCGCCGACGTGTTCGTGGTGTGGGCGAAGTCCACCGCGCACGACAACAAGGTCCGAGGCTTCATCCTCGAGAAGGGTATGAAGGGCCTGTCCGCGCCGAAGATCGGCGGCAAGCTGAGCTTGCGCGCCTCGATCACCGGCGAAGTCGTGATGGACGGCGTCGTCGTTCCGGAAAGCGCGCTGCTGCCGAACGTGTCGGGTCTGGCGGGTCCCTTCGGCTGCCTCAACCGCGCCCGCTACGGTATTTCATGGGGTGCGATGGGCGCGGCGGAAGACTGCTTCGCCCGCGCGCGGCAGTACACGCTCGACCGCAAGCAGTTCAACCGTCCGCTGGCCGCGACCCAGCTCGTGCAGAAGAAGCTCGCCGACATGGAAACCGAGATCGCACTCGGCCTGCAGGGTTCGCTGCGACTCGGCCGCCTGATGGACGACGGCAGGATGGCCCCCGAGATGATCTCGATCATGAAGCGCAACAACTGCGGCAAGGCGCTGGACATTGCGCGCATGGCCCGCGACATGCACGGCGGCAACGGCATCTCGAGCGAGTATCACGTGATGCGTCACGCGCAGAACCTGGAAACCGTGAATACCTATGAGGGCACCCACGACGTCCACGCCCTCATCCTCGGCCGCGCCATCACCGGCATTCAGGCGTTTTCTTAA
- the ribB gene encoding 3,4-dihydroxy-2-butanone-4-phosphate synthase: MAHPIPEVLKAFAAGEIVVVTDDDDREGEGDLIVAATLCTAEKMAFIIRHTSGIVCAPITADNARRLRLDPMVAHNDSNHTTAFTVSIDYKPGMTTGISAEERTVCCRALANPNAGASDFARPGHIFPLIARDGGVLLRAGHTEAAVDLCKLCDLPPVGVISELMNDDGTVMKGEQVVKFAAQHNLKHVTIADMISYRQAREKLIERVSTFTVDSPIGQLDGYAYRSPFDPIYHVAFVYKGVGNGQNVLARFHKPNIVKDIFFGSGRVLAALEHFKKNGSGVLVYLRDGAAGVPVAPIPEDHSAEADRHRQWREVGVGAQILRDLGVTSIRHLTSSTHDYKGLSGFGIEIVANEPFEG; the protein is encoded by the coding sequence ATGGCCCATCCTATCCCTGAAGTTCTGAAGGCGTTTGCAGCGGGTGAAATCGTCGTGGTCACCGACGACGACGACCGCGAAGGCGAGGGCGATCTGATCGTCGCCGCGACCTTGTGTACAGCGGAGAAGATGGCCTTCATCATCCGCCACACCTCAGGCATCGTCTGCGCACCGATCACGGCGGATAACGCTCGCCGCCTGCGGCTCGATCCGATGGTCGCCCATAACGACTCCAATCACACCACCGCCTTCACGGTGTCGATCGACTACAAGCCCGGCATGACCACCGGCATTTCGGCCGAGGAGCGCACTGTCTGTTGCCGCGCGCTGGCCAATCCCAATGCGGGCGCCAGCGACTTCGCGCGCCCCGGCCATATCTTTCCGTTGATCGCGCGCGATGGCGGTGTGCTGCTGCGCGCGGGTCATACCGAAGCCGCGGTCGATCTCTGCAAGCTGTGCGACCTGCCGCCGGTCGGCGTCATCAGCGAACTGATGAACGATGACGGCACGGTGATGAAGGGTGAGCAGGTCGTGAAGTTCGCGGCCCAGCACAACCTCAAGCATGTCACTATCGCTGACATGATCTCGTACCGGCAGGCGCGCGAGAAGCTGATCGAGCGGGTCTCGACCTTCACCGTCGATAGCCCGATCGGTCAACTCGACGGCTATGCTTACCGCTCGCCGTTCGATCCGATTTATCACGTCGCGTTCGTCTACAAGGGCGTCGGCAACGGCCAGAACGTGCTGGCGCGTTTCCACAAGCCGAACATCGTCAAGGATATCTTCTTTGGGTCGGGCCGCGTCCTCGCCGCGCTCGAACATTTCAAGAAAAACGGCAGCGGTGTGCTGGTCTATCTGCGCGACGGTGCCGCAGGTGTGCCGGTCGCGCCGATTCCTGAAGATCATTCGGCGGAAGCGGATCGCCACCGGCAATGGCGCGAAGTCGGCGTCGGCGCGCAAATTCTGCGCGATCTCGGCGTGACATCGATCCGGCATCTCACGTCATCGACGCACGATTACAAAGGCCTCTCGGGATTTGGCATCGAAATCGTCGCCAACGAGCCGTTTGAAGGCTGA
- a CDS encoding L-threonylcarbamoyladenylate synthase produces MKLGLNTAMIPADGAAGTAARCLEGGGLVAFPTETVYGLGADATNARAVARLYEAKGRPSFNPLIAHVSDLKAAREIARFDDKSLRLAETFWPGPLTLVLPKASGCPVSDLATAGLETIAVRIPAHPAARDILRAFGKPVVAPSANISGHVSPTTAAHVMGDLAGRIDLIVDGGPVSVGVESTIVGCFETPLLLRPGGLPREDIEQVLGEKLARMPEEAGTTDAQPLSPGMLASHYAPRTPVRLNARELEAGEALLAFGPHIIPGSERASVMNLSEAGDLVEAAANLFSYLRELDAGGSRAIAVMPVPHDGLGEAINDRLQRAAVPRN; encoded by the coding sequence ATGAAACTCGGTCTGAATACGGCAATGATCCCGGCGGATGGAGCAGCGGGCACCGCCGCGCGCTGCCTCGAGGGCGGCGGACTTGTCGCGTTCCCGACCGAAACCGTCTACGGCCTTGGCGCCGATGCCACCAATGCCCGCGCGGTCGCCCGGCTTTACGAGGCGAAGGGCCGGCCCTCCTTCAATCCGCTGATCGCCCATGTCAGCGATTTGAAGGCCGCACGGGAGATCGCGCGTTTCGACGACAAAAGCCTCCGGCTCGCGGAAACATTCTGGCCGGGGCCGCTGACGCTGGTCTTGCCCAAGGCGTCCGGCTGCCCGGTGTCGGATCTTGCCACCGCCGGACTTGAGACCATCGCCGTGCGCATTCCGGCCCATCCGGCAGCACGCGACATTCTGCGTGCCTTCGGAAAACCGGTGGTTGCGCCATCGGCCAACATCTCCGGGCACGTCTCGCCCACGACGGCGGCGCACGTCATGGGCGATCTCGCCGGGCGCATCGATCTGATCGTGGACGGCGGGCCGGTGTCGGTCGGTGTCGAATCCACCATCGTCGGCTGTTTTGAAACACCCCTGCTGCTGCGTCCCGGCGGGCTTCCCCGCGAGGACATCGAGCAGGTGCTGGGCGAGAAGCTCGCGCGAATGCCGGAAGAAGCCGGCACGACCGACGCGCAACCGCTGTCGCCGGGCATGCTGGCCTCGCATTATGCGCCGCGCACGCCGGTTCGGCTCAATGCGCGCGAACTGGAAGCCGGCGAAGCGCTGCTGGCATTCGGGCCGCACATCATCCCCGGCTCCGAGCGCGCCAGCGTCATGAATTTGTCGGAAGCCGGCGATCTGGTGGAAGCTGCTGCGAATCTTTTCAGCTATCTTCGCGAACTCGACGCGGGCGGTTCTCGCGCGATCGCGGTGATGCCGGTTCCGCATGACGGCCTCGGCGAAGCCATCAACGATCGGTTGCAACGCGCCGCCGTTCCGCGAAACTGA
- a CDS encoding DUF1499 domain-containing protein, whose product MARRIAAAYQMEPISALASWSRRLAVFSLIASIVAVVIVRFGFLDFKPALTTFFGALACAGLSILVGLAAFAAIWQNGSRGMSRILLAFLIDAAILAYPAYLAFQFRTLPAIHDITTDPIDPPRFEALARLRAGDGANPAVYAGLYSAEQQRIAYPDVEPINIDVPVLKAYEMALRQVNRHKWLVIDERPPQPPQRIGRIEAVARTPIMGFREDVAIRIMPDGDGARVDLRSSSRYFEHDLGSNAARIIKFAEELNDAVDTAQPVKKLITPAKPQAKGATKR is encoded by the coding sequence ATGGCTCGCCGAATTGCCGCCGCTTATCAGATGGAGCCTATCTCCGCTCTCGCGTCGTGGTCGCGGCGTCTTGCGGTGTTCTCGCTGATCGCATCGATCGTGGCGGTCGTCATCGTCCGGTTCGGATTTCTCGACTTCAAACCGGCGCTGACGACGTTCTTCGGCGCGCTCGCCTGTGCCGGTCTCTCAATCCTGGTCGGCCTCGCCGCGTTTGCCGCCATCTGGCAAAATGGCTCGCGCGGCATGAGCCGCATCCTGCTGGCCTTTCTGATCGACGCCGCGATCCTCGCCTACCCGGCTTACCTCGCCTTCCAGTTCCGCACGCTGCCGGCGATTCACGACATCACCACCGACCCGATCGATCCGCCACGCTTCGAGGCGCTGGCGCGGCTGCGCGCCGGCGATGGCGCAAACCCGGCCGTCTACGCGGGTCTCTACTCCGCCGAACAGCAGCGTATCGCCTACCCTGATGTCGAACCGATCAATATCGACGTGCCCGTGCTGAAAGCCTACGAGATGGCGCTGCGTCAGGTGAACCGGCACAAGTGGCTGGTGATCGACGAACGCCCGCCGCAGCCGCCCCAACGGATCGGCCGTATCGAGGCCGTGGCACGGACGCCGATCATGGGTTTCCGCGAAGACGTCGCGATCCGCATCATGCCCGACGGCGACGGCGCGCGTGTCGATCTTCGCTCATCGTCTCGCTATTTCGAGCATGACCTCGGCTCCAACGCGGCACGCATCATCAAATTCGCGGAAGAACTGAATGACGCCGTGGATACCGCGCAGCCGGTGAAGAAGCTGATTACGCCAGCGAAGCCTCAGGCCAAGGGCGCGACCAAGCGATAG
- a CDS encoding MBL fold metallo-hydrolase, translating into MSDNDDIPFNRDFPLAPGVVDEVVPGVRRVLCNNPSPFTFTGTVSYIVGKGNVAIIDPGPVDEAHTQVLLDAVRGETVTHILVTHTHNDHSPGVARIKAATGATVYAEGQHRASRPAYASETRATESGGDWNFRPDRILKDGDVVKGDGWRLEVIATPGHTANHIAFAWPERKLMFVGDHVMGWSTSIVVPPDGSMVDYMASLERLALRDEQLYFSGHGPEIPDAVRFVKFLIRHRKAREASILHRLAKGEADIPTIVRASYIGIDPRLVGAAGYSVLAHLEDLVARDVVATDGDPTIDGTYRLVAPLA; encoded by the coding sequence TTGAGCGATAACGACGACATTCCGTTCAATCGGGATTTTCCTCTCGCGCCCGGTGTCGTGGACGAAGTGGTCCCCGGCGTACGGCGCGTGTTGTGCAACAACCCCAGCCCGTTCACGTTTACCGGAACGGTGAGCTATATCGTCGGCAAGGGGAATGTCGCGATTATCGATCCTGGTCCGGTCGATGAGGCTCATACGCAGGTGTTGCTCGACGCGGTGCGCGGCGAGACCGTCACGCATATTCTCGTTACGCACACCCACAACGATCATTCACCCGGCGTCGCCCGCATCAAGGCCGCGACCGGTGCGACAGTGTACGCCGAAGGGCAGCATCGCGCTTCGCGCCCGGCCTATGCCAGTGAAACCCGCGCCACCGAGTCCGGCGGCGACTGGAATTTCCGCCCGGATCGCATCCTCAAGGATGGCGATGTCGTGAAGGGGGATGGCTGGCGGCTGGAAGTTATCGCGACGCCAGGACACACCGCCAACCACATCGCCTTTGCCTGGCCCGAACGGAAGCTGATGTTCGTCGGCGATCACGTGATGGGCTGGTCGACGTCGATCGTGGTGCCGCCCGATGGATCGATGGTCGATTATATGGCCTCGCTCGAGAGGCTGGCGCTTCGCGACGAGCAACTCTATTTCTCCGGTCACGGTCCGGAAATTCCTGATGCCGTGCGGTTCGTGAAGTTCCTCATCCGTCACCGCAAGGCTCGCGAGGCGTCGATTTTGCACCGGCTGGCCAAGGGCGAGGCCGATATCCCGACCATCGTGCGTGCGAGCTATATCGGCATCGATCCGCGGCTGGTGGGCGCTGCCGGTTATTCGGTGCTGGCACACCTTGAAGATCTGGTTGCGCGCGACGTGGTTGCGACCGACGGCGATCCGACCATCGACGGCACCTATCGCTTGGTCGCGCCCTTGGCCTGA
- a CDS encoding NUDIX hydrolase: MTDLSHTGPRLAVSAGIFRDGKILLVRRAREPAKGVYTFPGGRVEFGESLTEALTREIREETGLVIEIVGLVGYREALPARTGGHGHFVILPFAARWVANEVALNDELDDARWLSPSTAVDGLRVTQGLDETIRAASAMMGL; encoded by the coding sequence GTGACCGACCTCTCGCATACCGGCCCCCGACTCGCCGTCAGCGCCGGCATTTTCCGCGACGGCAAGATCCTGCTGGTTCGCCGCGCCCGCGAACCGGCCAAGGGCGTCTACACCTTTCCCGGCGGCCGGGTGGAGTTCGGCGAAAGCCTGACCGAGGCGCTGACCCGCGAAATCCGCGAGGAAACCGGCCTCGTGATCGAGATCGTGGGCCTCGTCGGCTACCGCGAGGCGCTTCCCGCCCGGACCGGTGGCCACGGCCATTTCGTCATCCTGCCGTTCGCCGCCCGCTGGGTCGCCAACGAGGTCGCGCTCAACGACGAACTGGACGACGCCCGCTGGCTTTCGCCCTCCACCGCGGTCGACGGCCTGCGGGTCACCCAAGGTCTGGACGAGACCATCCGGGCGGCATCCGCCATGATGGGCCTGTAA